The genomic DNA GTCCGGACGTCGGCGTGGTGGCGAACACGTGGAAGGGGAGCGTCGGGTCCGCAAGGGGAGTGGAGGAACCCCCTCCCCCTCCGCAGCCCGCAAGAACGACAAGGCAGAGGAAAACGGCGACTCTCTTCACACACCCACCTTTCCATCCAGGAGCCCTGAAAGTGACCCCTTCAGTTCAATCGGAATATTTACTGATAGTAAAGCATACCATTCGTCTTATCGGCCAATCGAGGTTTTTTCTTCAAACCGGAATCTTATCTGATTCCTGCCGGATCGTACATTTATCGACGTTGGTTCCGTTGTGGGGTCAACCGTTGCGAATAGGTGTCCGGACATAAAAAAGGAGGCAAAAAGTGGCGAGGATCATCGCTGTTGTCGGGGCGACGGGAGCCCAGGGAGGCAGCCTGTGCCGCGCCGTCCTTGGGGACACGAAGGGCGAGTACAAGGTGCGCGCCCTCACCAGGAATCCTGAATCCGAAAAGGCCAGGGAGCTGAAAAAGCTGGGCGCCGAAGTCGTCCCGGCCGACCTCGACGACGTTGAGAGCCTGAAGAAGGCGTTCCATTGCGCCCATGCGGCATACTGCGTCACTCCGTTCTGGGAGCACATGTCCCCGGAGAAAGAGAAGGCCCAGGCGAAGAACATGGCCGAAGCGGCGAAGGAAACCCACGTCGGCCATGTCATCTGGTCCACGCTCGAGGACACCCGCAAGTGGGTGCCGCTGCACGACGACCGGATGCCGACCCTGATGGGGAACTACAAGGTGCCACATTTCGACGCCAAGGCGGAGGCGGACCGCTACTTCGCGGATCTCGGCCTTCCGGTGACGTACCTGTTGGCCTCCTTCTATTGGGAAAACATGATCTATTTCGGGATGGGGCCCAAGGTCGACCCCGAAGGGGAGCTGGCGATCGCGTTTCCGCTGGGGGACAGGAAAATGGCCGGCATCGCCATCGACGACATCGGGCGGTGCGCCTACAACATCATCCGGAACAAGGCGGAGTACGTCGGCAGGACCGTCGGCATCGCCGGGGATCACCTGACCGGGGAAGAGATGGCCGCGGCGCTCGCTCGCGCGCTCGGCCGGAAGATCCGGTACGATGCGATCTCTCCCAACGCGTACCGTCGGCAGGGGTTCCCGGGCGCCGAGGAACTCGGGAACATGTTCCAGTTCTATCGCGACTGCGAAAGCGCATTCTGCGGTGCCCGGGATCTCGCGGTCGCCAGGCGCATCCATCCCGGGATGATGACGTTCGACGCCTGGCTTGCGGAAAACGCGCATCGGATCCCCATCGAGGAGCGGAAAAAGGCGTCGGGTGAATGAGCGCGCGACGGATCCGGCCCCCCGGGCTCCCGCGCCCGGGGGGCAAACCGGTTATCCCGGCGGCATCCGTTCCAACAGATCGGACAACTTCTGAAGGTGGGCACGCTCCTCCTCGGCAAGGGTGAGGAACACCTTCCGCGAATCGGCGTCGGAGAC from Thermodesulfobacteriota bacterium includes the following:
- a CDS encoding NmrA/HSCARG family protein; the protein is MARIIAVVGATGAQGGSLCRAVLGDTKGEYKVRALTRNPESEKARELKKLGAEVVPADLDDVESLKKAFHCAHAAYCVTPFWEHMSPEKEKAQAKNMAEAAKETHVGHVIWSTLEDTRKWVPLHDDRMPTLMGNYKVPHFDAKAEADRYFADLGLPVTYLLASFYWENMIYFGMGPKVDPEGELAIAFPLGDRKMAGIAIDDIGRCAYNIIRNKAEYVGRTVGIAGDHLTGEEMAAALARALGRKIRYDAISPNAYRRQGFPGAEELGNMFQFYRDCESAFCGARDLAVARRIHPGMMTFDAWLAENAHRIPIEERKKASGE